From Arcticibacter tournemirensis, one genomic window encodes:
- a CDS encoding CHAP domain-containing protein, translated as MKTIISFILLSIVAFRPATHSLQQIYIAELGVREATGRNDGSRVEGYLRYVGLKKGDPWCAAFVCYCLGKAGIANPRTGYCPVLFAREKVIWTRGLKVEGVARNTQLATHNPSSNPQPATHNPQSGDVFGIYFPEKGRIAHVGFVDEWGDKYAITVEGNTNEAGSREGDGVYRKRRLISSIYKVARYP; from the coding sequence ATGAAAACAATCATATCATTCATTTTGCTGAGCATTGTTGCTTTCAGGCCTGCAACCCACTCCTTGCAACAAATCTATATCGCAGAGCTTGGTGTTCGCGAAGCAACCGGCCGAAACGATGGAAGTAGGGTAGAGGGCTACCTTCGCTATGTGGGACTCAAAAAAGGCGATCCCTGGTGCGCGGCGTTCGTGTGTTATTGCCTCGGCAAGGCTGGTATCGCCAACCCCCGAACCGGCTATTGCCCCGTTTTGTTTGCCAGGGAAAAAGTGATCTGGACCAGGGGGCTGAAAGTTGAGGGAGTTGCCCGCAACACACAACTTGCAACTCACAACCCATCCTCCAACCCACAACCTGCAACTCACAACCCGCAATCCGGCGATGTGTTCGGGATCTATTTCCCTGAAAAAGGCCGGATTGCCCATGTTGGCTTTGTTGACGAATGGGGCGATAAGTACGCTATTACAGTGGAGGGCAATACCAACGAGGCAGGCAGCAGGGAGGGCGACGGCGTGTACCGGAAGCGAAGGCTGATCAGCTCCATTTATAAAGTAGCCCGTTACCCCTAA
- a CDS encoding aminotransferase class I/II-fold pyridoxal phosphate-dependent enzyme — protein MKTELNDYPDSKTPRYEKLAARFRENIMNNVWPAGTKIPSKRILAKMYAESEDVVLNACHMLFREHLLVTRNRKGTYVTGLLLEDEIKRNLTSEPNYDYEDFSEPDRKLWRPAKRTAIRLDLSSPEPDARLLDKLRKCYISRKATSCTSDITAVKEAIVECVRPSLIHRDIALDARQICLTEGEFTILHHIASLLRENEGEFIVVPAFVNPMVVRMIRSAGLNVMQIDLNSYDQFFQSLSTAAYAHRVKGVFLETRCDGGTGIMFPEAGREALLGLARTCRFPIVEIDYDYEFSYRPFRLLFADAPDIVIYVSCISKLTHSMYDVKYAAGPVEVIRSLRHLSESCSRAAECRLMAIKRVIEQPGMEEAARLRAERCREAAVLLKKQLCNSLKNRIDVFLPDAGTGMFLYMPPATDGQMLKQLLYKDTIYIKSPALRVIDGVERMVLKLDYSNIDAAQAETVAPRFITAFRKSAPYSDL, from the coding sequence ATGAAGACAGAACTAAATGATTATCCTGACAGCAAAACTCCCCGCTATGAAAAACTCGCTGCCAGATTCAGAGAAAACATTATGAACAACGTATGGCCGGCAGGCACCAAAATTCCCTCGAAAAGAATACTGGCTAAAATGTATGCCGAGAGCGAGGATGTGGTATTGAATGCCTGTCACATGCTTTTTCGTGAACACCTGCTGGTGACCAGGAACAGAAAGGGTACCTATGTAACCGGCCTGTTGCTGGAGGACGAAATAAAACGGAATCTGACCAGCGAACCGAATTATGATTATGAAGATTTCTCGGAGCCGGATCGGAAGTTGTGGAGGCCTGCGAAAAGAACGGCCATCAGGCTCGACCTGAGTTCGCCCGAGCCCGACGCCAGGCTGTTAGACAAGCTCCGGAAATGCTATATCAGCCGGAAGGCGACATCATGCACGAGTGACATCACAGCTGTTAAAGAAGCCATCGTAGAATGCGTGAGGCCCTCGCTGATACACAGGGATATAGCTCTTGACGCCAGGCAGATCTGCCTCACGGAGGGCGAATTTACCATCCTGCATCATATCGCTTCACTGCTGCGCGAAAATGAAGGGGAATTTATAGTTGTACCTGCTTTTGTTAATCCGATGGTGGTCAGGATGATCCGATCTGCGGGGTTGAACGTAATGCAGATTGATTTGAATTCGTACGACCAATTCTTTCAATCGCTCAGCACGGCGGCCTATGCGCATCGCGTCAAAGGTGTATTCCTCGAAACCCGCTGCGACGGAGGCACAGGCATCATGTTTCCCGAGGCGGGCAGGGAAGCGCTGCTCGGGCTTGCCCGGACCTGCAGATTCCCGATCGTTGAAATTGATTACGACTACGAGTTTAGCTACCGTCCCTTCAGGCTGCTGTTTGCCGACGCGCCGGATATCGTGATCTATGTGAGCTGCATCAGCAAACTGACCCACTCGATGTACGACGTTAAATATGCCGCCGGACCGGTAGAGGTGATCCGCTCGCTCAGGCACCTTTCTGAAAGCTGCAGCCGGGCAGCCGAATGCCGGCTGATGGCAATCAAGCGTGTTATAGAACAGCCGGGCATGGAGGAGGCAGCCAGGTTGAGGGCTGAAAGATGCAGGGAAGCGGCCGTTTTGTTAAAGAAACAACTCTGTAACAGCCTTAAGAACCGCATCGACGTATTTCTTCCCGACGCCGGAACCGGGATGTTCCTTTACATGCCGCCCGCTACAGATGGGCAGATGCTGAAACAGCTTCTGTACAAAGATACTATTTACATAAAAAGCCCTGCCTTAAGAGTGATTGACGGCGTGGAGAGGATGGTATTGAAACTGGACTACTCAAATATTGATGCTGCGCAGGCCGAAACAGTTGCGCCCCGGTTCATCACCGCTTTTAGAAAGAGCGCTCCTTACTCTGATTTATAA
- a CDS encoding helix-turn-helix domain-containing protein: protein MKIEIKSKDGLGMLAAFAREVGSVVENGRVEVPEKFGTGYIQGFNFDERLRMMIRNYELHQDFAISRRNQPSNMLIFNFQHIINTTKTPSGSKLQPSVQITTQGLNAELFVPKNTVQNSIAMVIDASYLRKLIGTRVDHPVVNTILDNEQPLLFEEFVVAPLLKVVDDIVTAKVPLLLHDFYYKLKTQELICQLLIELVSRDEKKVYGLHIADIRMLYQVKERLLQNMEEAPSVAELTEFSGMSETKLKRLFNQVFGRSIFQYFQNFRMQEAARLLKEERLSVSEVGYQLGFSNLGHFAKVFEEVIGVKPKQYSKLTNNR, encoded by the coding sequence ATGAAAATTGAAATTAAATCAAAAGACGGACTGGGGATGCTGGCTGCTTTTGCCCGGGAAGTAGGCAGTGTGGTTGAAAACGGCAGAGTAGAAGTACCGGAAAAGTTTGGAACGGGTTATATTCAAGGCTTTAATTTCGACGAACGTTTACGGATGATGATACGGAACTATGAATTGCATCAGGACTTTGCCATCAGCCGCAGGAACCAGCCGTCCAATATGCTCATATTTAATTTTCAGCATATCATTAATACAACGAAAACGCCTTCCGGTTCCAAATTACAGCCGTCGGTACAAATTACCACCCAGGGGTTGAATGCCGAACTTTTTGTACCCAAAAACACGGTTCAGAATTCTATTGCCATGGTAATTGATGCCAGCTACCTGCGCAAATTGATTGGGACGCGCGTTGACCATCCCGTGGTGAACACCATCCTGGATAATGAGCAACCGCTGTTGTTTGAAGAATTTGTAGTTGCTCCGCTGCTGAAAGTGGTTGACGATATCGTGACCGCTAAGGTGCCCTTGCTGCTTCATGATTTTTACTACAAACTAAAAACGCAGGAACTCATTTGCCAGTTACTGATTGAACTTGTCAGCAGGGATGAAAAGAAGGTGTACGGCTTGCATATTGCCGATATCAGGATGTTGTACCAGGTAAAAGAACGGCTGCTGCAAAATATGGAAGAGGCACCTTCCGTAGCGGAGCTTACTGAATTTTCCGGCATGAGTGAAACCAAATTGAAAAGGTTATTTAACCAGGTTTTCGGCAGGAGCATATTTCAGTATTTCCAAAATTTCAGAATGCAGGAAGCCGCGCGCCTGTTGAAAGAAGAACGGTTGTCAGTTTCGGAAGTGGGTTATCAGCTTGGGTTTTCCAACCTTGGCCATTTCGCCAAAGTTTTTGAAGAGGTGATTGGTGTTAAGCCAAAACAGTATAGTAAGTTAACAAATAACCGATAA
- a CDS encoding helix-turn-helix domain-containing protein produces the protein MKLILRLVRTAIRSAGVLAEILSLLRERNVLSSKVVWLDSTEVAKRLNVTERTLYTYKNQGLLKPHRIGKRDYYIESEVFPLR, from the coding sequence ATGAAACTAATTTTGCGCCTGGTGAGGACTGCCATCAGATCTGCTGGCGTCCTTGCCGAAATCCTTTCCTTACTGCGGGAGCGGAACGTACTATCTTCTAAGGTAGTATGGCTCGACAGCACCGAAGTTGCCAAACGCCTGAACGTAACCGAACGCACTTTGTATACCTACAAAAATCAGGGCCTTTTGAAGCCTCACCGTATAGGGAAACGCGACTATTATATCGAATCTGAAGTTTTTCCTCTCCGCTGA
- a CDS encoding ABC transporter permease encodes MTYDKAKLIGILCGIVISIFLIGAQLGILNNILDMSLGIVKGNKEYIYAVDKKSTSSTSLVNVDKRVGNELQSVPGVDKVYPVIVAGGTTKFRSGGTAMAQIIGVQYPEMAGAPAFYTHETVLNNLQNEGAVIIDAGDVENMENIKMGEHFTLNDKRVFVSGMSVNNAGLGQYNIITTVERARQLTGFSPNSVSAFLIKSTSADTAAINEVVKEINKTIPSVKAYTGEAFSEVSIEYVKTASGIVANFYLLIGFSLLTGIIIVGLTMFSSVNDHIRDYGTIKAIGGSNFLIAKLILRQCLIYALMGFVASLALLYGLQAAMAAVNQVIIYSPALLTGLFLVTFAISLIGNIFSMRKIFKLEPVQIFRM; translated from the coding sequence ATGACGTACGATAAAGCCAAACTAATTGGTATTTTGTGTGGTATCGTTATTTCTATTTTCCTTATCGGGGCACAGCTTGGCATTCTGAATAACATCCTCGACATGAGCCTTGGCATTGTTAAGGGTAACAAGGAATACATCTATGCCGTCGATAAAAAGAGCACTTCTTCTACCTCGCTGGTCAATGTAGACAAGCGCGTGGGCAACGAACTGCAGTCTGTTCCTGGTGTAGATAAAGTTTATCCGGTGATTGTTGCCGGGGGAACTACCAAATTCAGGTCCGGCGGTACGGCTATGGCTCAAATCATTGGTGTTCAGTACCCTGAAATGGCAGGCGCTCCGGCATTTTACACACATGAAACGGTTCTAAATAATCTTCAAAATGAGGGAGCCGTCATTATTGATGCTGGAGACGTGGAAAACATGGAGAACATCAAAATGGGCGAGCATTTTACGCTTAATGACAAGCGGGTTTTCGTGAGCGGGATGTCTGTAAACAATGCGGGATTGGGGCAGTATAACATTATCACCACCGTTGAGCGGGCACGTCAGCTTACCGGGTTCAGCCCGAATAGCGTCAGCGCTTTTTTGATTAAAAGTACGTCGGCAGATACAGCAGCGATTAACGAAGTGGTGAAGGAGATTAACAAGACCATCCCTTCGGTAAAAGCCTATACGGGCGAAGCGTTTTCGGAAGTTTCCATCGAATATGTAAAAACTGCAAGCGGTATTGTGGCTAATTTCTACCTGCTGATAGGCTTCTCGCTGCTTACGGGAATTATCATCGTTGGATTAACGATGTTCTCTTCGGTGAACGACCATATCCGCGACTACGGAACCATCAAAGCGATTGGTGGAAGCAACTTTCTTATTGCAAAGCTTATCCTCAGGCAGTGCCTGATCTATGCCCTGATGGGCTTCGTTGCCTCTCTGGCTTTGCTTTACGGTCTGCAGGCGGCAATGGCAGCCGTTAATCAGGTTATTATCTATTCACCGGCTTTATTGACGGGACTGTTCCTCGTCACGTTTGCCATAAGCCTCATCGGCAACATTTTCTCGATGCGGAAGATCTTTAAACTCGAACCGGTACAAATTTTCAGAATGTAA
- a CDS encoding ABC transporter ATP-binding protein yields the protein MIAQLLNASKVYDSPTGKMTVLDDCTLKINQGELLLIIGPSGSGKTTLLSLLGCLINPTEGILEIDGRKTNTLSAVEMAAIRLETIGFVFQQFNLLAPLTAEGNIAFPLKMLGLKPSEIKKRTTEALQKVNMLDHRKKLPRQLSGGQQQRIAIARALVTDPKIILCDEPTASLDKDSIYIVMEELQQLAKSGKAVAVVTHDPRLASYADRAIEINNGKISVVQAADAMKH from the coding sequence ATGATAGCGCAATTACTAAATGCAAGTAAAGTTTACGATTCCCCCACCGGGAAGATGACCGTTCTGGACGACTGCACTCTCAAAATTAACCAGGGAGAACTGCTATTGATTATCGGTCCGTCCGGTTCGGGGAAAACAACATTGCTTTCTTTACTGGGCTGCCTCATCAACCCTACAGAAGGTATTTTAGAAATAGACGGAAGGAAAACCAACACCTTATCTGCGGTGGAAATGGCAGCTATCCGATTAGAAACCATTGGATTTGTTTTTCAGCAATTCAATTTGCTGGCGCCCCTTACTGCAGAAGGCAACATCGCATTTCCCTTAAAAATGCTCGGTTTAAAGCCTTCAGAAATTAAAAAGCGGACAACCGAAGCTCTTCAAAAAGTAAATATGCTTGATCACCGAAAAAAGCTTCCGCGACAACTATCGGGCGGGCAGCAGCAGCGTATTGCCATCGCCCGGGCTTTGGTAACCGACCCTAAAATTATTCTTTGCGACGAGCCGACCGCTTCGTTGGACAAAGACAGCATTTATATTGTAATGGAGGAGTTGCAGCAGCTTGCTAAAAGCGGTAAAGCGGTGGCAGTGGTAACGCACGACCCCCGTCTGGCTTCTTATGCCGACCGGGCAATTGAAATAAACAACGGCAAAATATCGGTGGTGCAGGCTGCCGACGCAATGAAACACTAG
- a CDS encoding DUF6266 family protein: MNINRKYNRRSKSKSQPTLRQLECREKMAMAVHFLNPLRVLLDTAYNISSQSKRPQGYHGAVSHLISYALRGDYPNLAIDFSRVVLSKGRLMRAYAAQASIDGDLLTVNWFYAEAPYAWSDDEAVVVLYNEEKDIFLVLRRKAERQNAGLRVSLPTEFVGCTVHAYLFFLSRTGKDSSLSVYLKPVLQDGAAVPAPDAVGVGIQRELTDCLTNQ; encoded by the coding sequence ATGAACATTAACAGAAAATATAACCGCAGAAGTAAATCCAAAAGTCAGCCTACGTTACGTCAGCTCGAATGCCGGGAAAAGATGGCTATGGCTGTACATTTTTTAAACCCGCTGAGGGTGCTGCTCGACACAGCATATAACATATCGTCGCAGTCGAAACGGCCTCAGGGTTATCATGGGGCAGTGAGTCATCTGATTTCGTATGCGCTGCGGGGTGATTATCCCAACCTGGCTATCGATTTCAGCAGGGTAGTGCTGAGCAAAGGGAGGCTTATGAGAGCCTATGCTGCGCAGGCTTCTATCGATGGAGACTTGCTTACAGTGAACTGGTTCTATGCCGAGGCTCCGTATGCGTGGTCGGACGACGAAGCGGTAGTGGTGCTCTATAATGAGGAGAAGGATATCTTCCTCGTACTACGGAGAAAGGCCGAACGGCAGAATGCCGGGCTTCGTGTGAGCCTGCCTACAGAATTTGTGGGATGTACGGTTCATGCATACCTGTTTTTTCTATCGCGCACAGGCAAAGATTCTTCCCTGAGCGTCTACCTGAAACCTGTTTTGCAGGATGGCGCCGCAGTGCCTGCGCCAGACGCTGTTGGCGTTGGCATTCAACGTGAGTTAACTGATTGTTTGACTAATCAATAA
- a CDS encoding DUF6266 family protein: MGQIIKGANGGFSGKAGSVIGANWRSIDYIRGLARRSNKPATDKQLEQKMRFSLMVSFLAPLKNLMEDSYSSQDITRLTGYNLGFHFNLFKSKAITGVYPDFAIDYSKIEISRGSLMKPVGLTAKSMAPGEVTLSWSGLVNDANAFAADKAMVVLYDTTQKFHVLSLGEATRADKQLSIQLPEELSNDTVEVFMFFTSENGKTKSATSYGKNVVIL; the protein is encoded by the coding sequence ATGGGACAAATTATAAAAGGTGCAAACGGTGGATTTTCTGGCAAAGCCGGAAGTGTGATAGGCGCAAACTGGCGCAGTATTGATTACATCAGGGGCCTGGCCCGCCGCAGCAACAAGCCGGCAACCGACAAGCAGCTTGAGCAGAAAATGAGGTTCTCGCTGATGGTATCGTTCCTTGCCCCCCTGAAGAACCTGATGGAGGACAGCTACAGCAGCCAGGACATTACACGCCTCACCGGGTATAACCTGGGCTTTCATTTCAATCTCTTCAAATCGAAAGCCATTACAGGTGTTTATCCCGACTTCGCTATTGACTACAGCAAAATAGAGATCAGCAGGGGCAGTTTAATGAAACCCGTTGGCCTTACGGCTAAATCGATGGCTCCGGGTGAAGTTACGCTGAGCTGGTCGGGACTGGTGAATGACGCGAATGCTTTCGCTGCCGATAAAGCGATGGTTGTTCTCTACGACACTACGCAGAAATTCCATGTGCTTAGTCTTGGCGAAGCTACCCGCGCGGATAAGCAGTTGAGTATTCAGCTTCCTGAAGAGCTTAGCAACGATACCGTGGAGGTTTTCATGTTCTTTACCTCAGAGAACGGAAAAACGAAATCAGCCACTTCGTATGGCAAAAACGTGGTGATCCTTTAA
- a CDS encoding HlyD family secretion protein produces the protein MKTKMTTPFLGIMMMLALISCSSEDKKNDTVGKPASASKKAEMNMVVGIARIEPEKGLLNIYANANGRISKIVAAENQSVSKGSDLALLDNQTDNALLAIEQSKAPAQNAAILSATQNAKAVLSDLQKAQKDEALNEQLFKARAITEQALNDSKSKVTRLQYDYQKLIADIAQQKSKVQEIDANIKYRKAILSDRQIKSAYPGRVLQWDVHDGDYVTPGQKLGQYAPDGPLIAVTEVDELFSDKVAKGMRAEIYSQMNGQKTGSGTVVFIAEFLKKKSLFSDENTVEDRRVREVKVLLNSGAKVNINNKVDCKIYLK, from the coding sequence ATGAAAACTAAAATGACTACACCCTTTTTGGGAATAATGATGATGCTGGCGCTGATTTCCTGTTCCAGCGAAGATAAAAAAAACGATACGGTAGGTAAACCGGCCTCAGCTTCTAAAAAAGCAGAGATGAATATGGTCGTCGGAATTGCCCGGATAGAGCCGGAAAAAGGCTTGCTGAATATCTACGCTAATGCCAATGGGCGCATTTCGAAGATTGTTGCTGCCGAAAACCAGTCCGTGAGCAAAGGAAGCGACCTTGCTTTGCTGGATAACCAGACCGACAACGCTTTGCTCGCCATTGAACAAAGCAAAGCTCCGGCTCAAAACGCAGCCATTCTGTCGGCAACGCAAAATGCAAAGGCCGTCCTTAGCGACCTGCAAAAAGCGCAAAAAGATGAGGCACTGAACGAGCAGTTATTCAAGGCCAGGGCAATTACGGAGCAGGCTCTTAACGACAGCAAATCCAAAGTAACCCGTTTGCAATATGACTATCAGAAACTGATAGCAGACATCGCACAGCAGAAAAGCAAAGTGCAGGAAATTGATGCCAATATAAAATACAGGAAAGCCATTTTATCCGACAGGCAAATTAAATCTGCTTATCCCGGAAGGGTACTCCAATGGGATGTACACGACGGTGATTATGTAACGCCCGGACAAAAGCTTGGTCAGTATGCACCGGATGGTCCGCTCATCGCGGTAACCGAAGTAGATGAGCTTTTTTCAGATAAAGTGGCGAAGGGGATGAGAGCAGAAATCTATTCCCAGATGAACGGGCAAAAAACAGGCAGCGGCACCGTGGTTTTCATAGCTGAGTTTCTGAAGAAAAAATCACTCTTCTCTGATGAGAACACTGTAGAAGATCGCCGCGTGAGAGAAGTGAAAGTGCTGCTCAATTCGGGTGCAAAAGTTAATATCAATAACAAAGTGGATTGTAAAATCTATCTCAAGTAA
- a CDS encoding type II toxin-antitoxin system VapC family toxin has protein sequence MVLCDTNILIHSFNGRDDTVSRLRQIGLDQIALSVITVMELYQGMGNKTELARMKRKIKYFDIVEIDIAISRLATELIEKFKLSHGLQIPDALIGATSVIHNIPLYTYNVKDFNFIPGIELI, from the coding sequence ATGGTACTATGTGATACTAATATCCTTATTCATTCCTTTAATGGAAGAGACGACACTGTAAGTCGACTACGTCAAATTGGATTAGACCAAATAGCTCTTTCGGTTATTACTGTAATGGAGCTTTATCAGGGTATGGGCAATAAAACTGAATTGGCCCGTATGAAGAGAAAAATCAAGTATTTTGATATTGTAGAAATTGACATAGCGATCTCAAGATTAGCCACTGAATTAATTGAGAAATTTAAATTAAGTCATGGACTGCAAATTCCTGATGCTCTTATTGGAGCTACTTCAGTCATTCACAATATTCCTCTTTATACTTATAATGTTAAAGACTTTAATTTTATACCCGGTATAGAATTAATCTGA
- a CDS encoding serine/threonine protein kinase, which produces MEKAFEISLLSYGPMLQKHDIAYHERNNMLVHGTPGSSNAWILYLSVRTLDTVLLLENLLPLLKENNTPFSLIKNQLLQYQLNAGAFGEELVGKVITLYPKTTQDAVILAGQINALSSNYSGPVVPGAQRIGKILYAPNPEKLPFHIDAEYRHKTKRPAILGRYYVPVQMIRSSAKGDIYKGVNLKGCAFNWCLIKQGKPSALDDHFGRDMKDRLLWQREVLEDIAGNVPTPRFLDFFERRDHSYLVMEYAEGEPLGQKVTELLKGRTWLALNTEEKKQLLRWYLGALEIAGKVHQKGYVHRDISDMNFIILNDNRLCVIDFELSYSLSRQKPAVPFVLGTRGYMAPEQVQYAVPSVKEDVYSLGALLCFILTGKQPAEFIEAQPQKTRPKLQGLAGPGTLSNIVLKCLDPQREKRPEVKELREQVLNYYCLLN; this is translated from the coding sequence ATGGAAAAAGCATTCGAAATATCACTACTCAGTTACGGCCCTATGCTGCAAAAGCATGATATCGCTTACCACGAACGGAATAACATGCTCGTGCACGGAACGCCAGGCAGCAGTAACGCGTGGATACTATACCTTTCGGTGAGGACCCTCGATACCGTTTTGCTGCTGGAGAACCTGCTGCCTTTATTAAAAGAAAATAACACTCCGTTCTCTCTCATCAAAAACCAGTTGCTGCAATACCAGCTGAATGCAGGGGCATTCGGCGAAGAGCTTGTTGGGAAGGTAATCACCCTTTATCCCAAAACAACGCAGGATGCAGTGATCCTTGCCGGCCAGATCAATGCCCTAAGCAGCAATTATAGCGGTCCGGTTGTTCCCGGAGCACAGAGGATCGGCAAGATCCTGTATGCCCCTAACCCAGAAAAGCTTCCTTTCCACATTGACGCAGAATACCGGCATAAGACGAAGCGGCCAGCCATATTGGGCAGGTACTATGTGCCAGTTCAGATGATCAGGAGTTCGGCCAAGGGCGATATTTACAAAGGCGTTAACCTAAAAGGCTGTGCCTTCAACTGGTGCCTCATCAAGCAGGGAAAGCCCTCGGCCCTTGACGATCATTTCGGGCGCGACATGAAAGACCGGCTGCTCTGGCAGAGGGAAGTGCTCGAAGATATCGCCGGAAATGTTCCAACTCCCCGCTTCCTCGACTTTTTTGAACGCCGCGATCACTCTTACCTCGTAATGGAATATGCCGAAGGCGAACCGCTGGGACAGAAAGTAACCGAATTGCTGAAAGGAAGGACCTGGTTAGCCCTCAACACCGAAGAAAAGAAACAATTACTCCGCTGGTACCTCGGGGCGCTCGAAATAGCCGGTAAGGTCCATCAAAAAGGCTACGTACACCGCGATATCTCGGATATGAATTTCATTATCTTAAACGACAATCGCCTGTGCGTAATCGACTTCGAGCTCTCCTACAGTCTGTCCAGGCAGAAGCCAGCCGTTCCGTTCGTGCTGGGCACCAGGGGATATATGGCCCCGGAGCAGGTACAGTATGCGGTGCCTTCCGTCAAGGAGGACGTTTACTCGCTGGGGGCCTTGTTATGTTTCATCCTCACCGGAAAACAACCTGCCGAGTTTATAGAAGCACAACCCCAAAAGACGCGCCCGAAATTACAGGGCCTTGCAGGGCCGGGCACGTTAAGCAACATCGTTCTGAAATGCCTCGACCCGCAGCGGGAGAAAAGACCTGAGGTTAAAGAGCTGAGGGAGCAGGTGCTAAATTATTACTGTCTTTTAAACTGA
- a CDS encoding TolC family protein: MKERIFILMGMLIAVASRSQTLPPKQLSLAQAMQTAIERRYDIRANKLDADIAANKISKAKNEWLPTLKADGEVRYNAQLQTMILDGFGGNGGKEKIEVGTTNFTTLSMELSQNIYKPGLNADINIAKAENKAEQQKTAEKENTIRMQVAEAYLNVILKQKQLQLAKDNTRRYREYLDVSSERKRLGTILETDLLKAQTDLENASLTEKESTQNYDLAMKALKYQMNIQDDMPLVLTDSLQALIIVNHLTDSHVDMLERPELKQLKFLEEANDLKIRKENSKWAPTLSLTGNYTTLYQAADFKYIGSMWTPYNYIGIKASLPITELWTRSANKKEYRMKAAQLEMQYQQKQQDLNYEVTKNKTELWNTTGNIQSAENSLTLSRTLRQNQFNNYKLGTVTYSAVLDAEATINTAEQNYVKAVYNYLLAYYNFKKLNGFEASK, from the coding sequence ATGAAAGAAAGAATTTTTATACTAATGGGGATGCTGATAGCAGTAGCTTCGCGTTCTCAAACCTTGCCACCAAAGCAATTGTCGCTGGCACAGGCAATGCAAACGGCCATTGAAAGACGCTACGATATAAGGGCAAACAAACTGGATGCCGACATTGCAGCGAATAAAATATCCAAAGCAAAGAACGAATGGCTGCCAACCCTTAAGGCGGATGGAGAAGTGCGCTATAATGCACAATTACAAACGATGATCCTGGACGGTTTCGGCGGCAACGGCGGTAAAGAAAAGATAGAAGTGGGTACCACCAATTTCACTACGCTTAGTATGGAGCTCTCGCAAAATATCTACAAACCGGGTTTAAATGCGGATATCAATATTGCTAAAGCAGAGAATAAAGCAGAACAGCAAAAGACGGCGGAGAAAGAAAATACCATCAGGATGCAGGTTGCGGAAGCGTATCTGAATGTGATCCTAAAACAGAAGCAATTACAACTGGCTAAGGACAATACCCGGCGTTACAGGGAGTACCTGGATGTTTCTTCAGAAAGAAAGCGTTTGGGGACCATCCTGGAAACCGATTTATTGAAAGCGCAGACAGACCTTGAAAATGCCAGTCTGACGGAAAAAGAAAGCACCCAGAATTACGACCTGGCGATGAAAGCACTGAAGTACCAGATGAACATCCAGGATGATATGCCGTTGGTATTGACTGACTCATTACAGGCTTTAATTATCGTCAATCACCTCACAGATTCGCATGTGGATATGCTGGAACGGCCGGAGCTAAAGCAGCTTAAATTCTTAGAAGAAGCGAACGACCTGAAAATTAGAAAAGAAAATTCTAAATGGGCACCAACCTTATCGTTAACCGGCAACTATACAACTCTTTACCAGGCGGCAGATTTTAAATATATCGGCTCCATGTGGACCCCTTACAATTATATCGGGATCAAAGCCAGCCTGCCAATTACTGAACTATGGACACGCAGTGCTAATAAAAAAGAATACCGGATGAAAGCCGCGCAGCTTGAAATGCAGTATCAGCAAAAGCAACAGGATTTGAATTATGAAGTAACAAAGAACAAAACCGAGCTATGGAACACCACCGGCAACATCCAGTCGGCCGAAAACAGTTTAACCCTGTCGCGCACCCTGCGCCAGAATCAGTTTAACAACTACAAGCTGGGAACCGTTACCTACAGCGCTGTTCTCGATGCAGAAGCTACTATCAATACGGCCGAGCAGAACTATGTAAAAGCGGTTTACAATTATCTTCTGGCTTACTATAATTTCAAAAAGCTTAATGGTTTTGAGGCTTCAAAATAA